The following proteins are encoded in a genomic region of Gimesia algae:
- a CDS encoding creatininase family protein — translation MKSRPTAVELKNISREETLAVLPIAAVEQHGPHLPTGTDAIICTAVAEQVEEQLKEKIVLLPTLWLGASQHHLRWGATLTSRVENYETLLCEICESLLKDGFRRVMILNGHGGNIGPMQISLRRLQVDYPNCQLMAASYWSIAEEEIASVMEGDCKTVGHACEAETSLIMHLRPELIRSAKVENFDDYAPDLIDGVYICRDMFQRTSAGATGRPDLASKEKGARMFSQIVKRVSDVIGHLSEEPLSHYP, via the coding sequence TTGAAAAGCAGACCAACAGCTGTTGAACTGAAAAATATATCCCGCGAGGAGACCCTGGCCGTCCTGCCGATTGCCGCAGTCGAACAGCATGGACCGCATCTGCCAACCGGTACCGATGCCATAATCTGTACTGCCGTCGCAGAACAGGTCGAGGAACAACTTAAAGAAAAAATCGTACTTCTGCCAACGCTCTGGTTGGGGGCCAGTCAGCATCATCTCCGCTGGGGAGCCACATTGACTTCCCGGGTAGAAAACTATGAGACGCTGCTCTGCGAAATCTGTGAATCACTGCTGAAGGATGGGTTTCGCCGTGTCATGATTCTGAATGGACATGGGGGAAACATCGGTCCGATGCAGATTTCACTGCGACGACTGCAAGTTGACTATCCGAACTGCCAGTTGATGGCTGCTTCTTACTGGTCGATTGCAGAGGAAGAAATCGCGTCAGTCATGGAAGGGGATTGCAAAACAGTCGGGCATGCCTGCGAAGCAGAAACCTCCCTGATCATGCATCTCAGGCCCGAGTTGATACGAAGTGCAAAAGTGGAAAATTTCGATGATTATGCACCAGACCTCATTGATGGTGTTTATATCTGTCGCGACATGTTCCAACGTACGAGTGCCGGTGCAACAGGTCGACCCGATCTGGCCAGTAAAGAAAAAGGGGCCAGAATGTTTTCACAGATAGTCAAACGTGTTTCTGATGTCATCGGGCATCTATCTGAAGAACCGCTTTCACATTACCCTTAG
- a CDS encoding formyltransferase family protein translates to MKITVFTSNQPRHISLIESLAEIADEVYAVQECNTIFPGHVADFFRRSDIMQEYFSHVLQAEKSIFGHPRFTPSNVKSLSMKLGDLNRLESPTLQPALESDYYIVFGSSFIKAELCDFLVEHQALNIHMGVSPYYRGSSCNFWALQEGHPDFVGATIHLLSKGLDSGPMLFHALPKPQESEPFQLGMLAVKAAHEGLISHLKTGSIFEFTPVIQDKSLEMKYTRNSDFTDEIAADYLKTAPTPAEVLQALEARDLNQFLYPYLA, encoded by the coding sequence ATGAAAATCACGGTCTTTACCAGCAATCAACCACGACATATTTCTCTAATCGAATCTCTGGCAGAAATCGCAGATGAAGTTTATGCGGTCCAGGAATGTAATACGATATTCCCCGGACACGTCGCGGATTTTTTCCGTCGATCAGACATCATGCAGGAATATTTCAGCCACGTCTTGCAGGCGGAAAAGTCAATTTTTGGTCATCCCCGCTTTACCCCGAGTAATGTCAAATCGCTCTCAATGAAACTGGGAGATCTAAATCGGCTGGAGTCTCCAACACTGCAGCCCGCTTTGGAAAGTGACTACTACATTGTGTTTGGCAGCAGTTTTATCAAAGCGGAATTATGTGACTTTCTGGTCGAGCATCAAGCGCTGAATATCCACATGGGAGTCTCCCCCTACTACCGCGGCAGCAGCTGCAATTTCTGGGCACTCCAGGAGGGGCACCCCGATTTTGTGGGCGCTACCATCCACCTGCTCTCTAAAGGTCTGGACTCCGGCCCAATGCTGTTTCATGCTTTACCGAAACCGCAGGAATCGGAACCATTCCAACTGGGAATGCTAGCTGTCAAAGCGGCACATGAAGGATTAATCAGCCATTTGAAAACAGGTTCAATTTTTGAATTTACGCCTGTAATTCAGGACAAATCACTGGAAATGAAATACACGCGCAACTCAGATTTCACAGATGAAATCGCGGCTGATTACCTGAAAACAGCCCCAACCCCCGCGGAAGTATTACAGGCGCTGGAAGCCAGAGATCTAAACCAGTTCCTGTATCCTTATCTGGCATGA
- the istA gene encoding IS21 family transposase encodes MLTVDDYGRIRRAHRDGMSIREIARTFHHSRRKIREVLHGAGQPQQYSQRQTQAAPRLGPFHETIRQILADDESQPPKQRHTAQRIFERLRDEHGYLGGYDAVCRFVRKHRTNKRETFIPLDHQPGQRLEADFGKIYVDFPDGRRRVSVLILVWSYSNAPFVIALPTERTEAILEGMVQAFEYFDRVPKEVWWDNPKTVADAVLSGRSRKINQRYAALASHYVFEPLFCLPASGNEKPVVENRVKTLQRKWSTPVPKMEDFEELNNYLRQCCLQEQQRLSSGKTETIGTRLEQDKQNAAGLPRHRFDPCIRREVKVNKYQFARFENVDYSVPRQCAFQTVSVKGYVDRVEMVFKGTVVATHQRSYEKGCQILNPLHYLAALGRRPAALDHSNVYRQWKLPPVFDELRERLENRHGLCAGAKQYVRVLQLLSAHPVQRVQKTIEQLRGPEGADADRIIRRVKRSTAHARNQPDFSPATLSKEELSRPEVLSVQVPCPSLNHFDLFLSTSTQGDHRAPTNNTEEKRSESTAAEQSQAVKVTGHECGVREVGPRSGQLKSDVRAISAAVD; translated from the coding sequence ATGCTTACGGTGGACGATTACGGACGTATACGGCGTGCTCATCGCGACGGGATGAGCATCCGGGAAATCGCTCGGACATTTCATCATTCACGGCGAAAGATCCGCGAAGTATTACACGGTGCAGGGCAACCGCAACAATATTCGCAGCGCCAGACTCAGGCGGCTCCCCGACTGGGCCCCTTCCATGAGACCATCCGACAGATTCTCGCCGATGATGAATCGCAACCACCCAAACAGCGGCACACAGCACAACGAATCTTTGAGCGACTGCGGGACGAGCACGGCTATCTCGGCGGTTACGATGCAGTTTGTCGATTCGTGCGGAAGCACCGAACCAATAAACGTGAAACATTCATCCCGCTTGATCACCAACCGGGCCAACGGCTGGAAGCCGACTTCGGCAAGATTTATGTCGATTTTCCCGACGGACGACGACGGGTTTCAGTGTTGATTCTGGTCTGGTCGTATTCCAACGCCCCCTTTGTGATCGCTCTACCGACGGAACGGACCGAAGCGATTCTGGAAGGCATGGTGCAGGCGTTCGAGTATTTTGATCGCGTTCCCAAAGAAGTCTGGTGGGACAACCCGAAAACGGTAGCCGACGCGGTGCTCAGCGGGCGGAGTCGCAAAATCAACCAACGTTATGCAGCCCTGGCAAGTCATTATGTCTTTGAACCACTGTTCTGCCTGCCGGCCAGCGGGAACGAAAAACCGGTCGTTGAGAATCGCGTGAAGACGTTGCAGCGGAAATGGTCGACTCCGGTTCCCAAGATGGAAGATTTCGAGGAACTCAACAACTATCTTCGGCAATGCTGCCTCCAGGAACAGCAGCGTCTCAGTAGTGGTAAGACAGAAACCATCGGCACACGATTGGAACAGGACAAACAAAACGCCGCCGGGTTGCCCAGGCACCGCTTTGATCCGTGCATCCGCCGGGAAGTAAAGGTCAACAAGTATCAGTTCGCCCGGTTTGAGAACGTGGATTACAGCGTGCCGCGACAGTGTGCGTTTCAGACGGTGAGCGTCAAAGGTTACGTTGACCGTGTGGAAATGGTCTTTAAGGGAACTGTGGTGGCAACCCATCAAAGAAGCTATGAGAAAGGGTGTCAGATTCTTAACCCGTTGCATTACCTCGCAGCTTTGGGGCGGCGACCGGCTGCGTTAGATCATTCCAACGTCTACCGTCAGTGGAAGCTACCGCCGGTGTTTGACGAACTTCGCGAACGGCTGGAAAACCGGCATGGCTTATGTGCGGGAGCAAAACAATATGTACGAGTGCTACAGCTATTGTCCGCACATCCAGTCCAGCGCGTCCAGAAAACCATCGAACAGTTGCGTGGCCCCGAAGGAGCGGATGCCGACCGGATCATTCGCCGGGTCAAACGCAGTACCGCGCATGCCCGCAATCAGCCTGATTTCTCTCCGGCAACTCTGAGCAAAGAAGAATTGAGTCGTCCGGAGGTCTTGTCGGTACAGGTTCCCTGTCCGAGCCTGAACCATTTTGATTTGTTTCTTTCTACGTCAACACAAGGAGATCATCGTGCCCCCACAAACAATACAGAAGAAAAACGATCCGAATCTACTGCTGCAGAGCAATCTCAAGCAGTTAAGGTTACCGGCCATGAATGCGGAGTTCGAGAAGTTGGCCCACGAAGCGGCCAACTCAAATCAGACGTTCGAGCAATATCTGCTGCAGTTGACTGA
- a CDS encoding DUF1559 domain-containing protein, whose amino-acid sequence MFQSATKRRGFTLIELLVVIAIIAILIALLLPAVQQAREAARRSTCKNNLKQLGLAFHNYHDTHRVFPPAAINPGSAKCSSIYATNNIMNHTCYQMLLPFLDQAPLYNLYNWSTPSGPAMHSSCGHTAPPTTSNQFNLIGANLPVFLCPSDSGTPIGTDSGSTYYSNGAHRTSYGVAANQYDSDKSTSFQGDTYSQKGVLGLNGSAKISSITDGTSNTVILIETPLLKTTSGSDTYVGFGPFWDTFTHTHFIRPTGQGINRPRNAAYSQRVYGWGAGSFHVGGVHILLGDGAVRFLSENANMTAVVQALISSRGGEIIGEF is encoded by the coding sequence ATGTTTCAGAGTGCTACAAAGCGACGCGGATTTACTTTGATTGAATTACTAGTGGTCATCGCCATTATTGCGATCCTGATTGCGTTATTGTTACCAGCCGTTCAACAGGCGCGCGAAGCAGCACGTCGCAGTACCTGTAAAAATAACTTGAAGCAACTGGGACTGGCATTTCATAATTACCATGATACACATCGAGTATTTCCACCAGCTGCGATAAACCCCGGTAGTGCAAAATGCTCCTCAATTTATGCTACCAATAATATAATGAATCATACCTGTTACCAGATGTTGCTCCCTTTTCTGGATCAGGCACCTCTCTACAACCTTTACAACTGGTCAACACCCAGTGGGCCAGCAATGCATTCCAGCTGCGGACATACCGCTCCTCCTACAACATCGAATCAATTTAATTTAATTGGTGCAAATCTACCTGTTTTTCTCTGTCCCTCTGATAGTGGAACCCCCATCGGAACAGATTCCGGTTCCACTTATTATTCAAACGGTGCCCACCGGACGAGCTATGGTGTGGCTGCAAATCAGTATGATTCTGATAAATCTACTTCATTTCAGGGAGATACATATAGTCAGAAAGGTGTGCTTGGGCTGAACGGTTCTGCAAAAATTTCTTCAATTACTGATGGAACCAGCAATACAGTGATTCTGATCGAAACTCCTCTGCTGAAAACGACAAGTGGATCTGATACCTATGTTGGTTTTGGTCCTTTCTGGGATACATTCACACATACGCATTTTATTCGTCCCACTGGCCAGGGGATCAATCGGCCTCGGAATGCAGCCTATAGTCAACGGGTTTATGGATGGGGCGCGGGAAGTTTTCATGTCGGTGGTGTGCATATTCTACTCGGAGATGGGGCTGTTCGCTTCTTGAGCGAAAATGCAAATATGACTGCGGTTGTCCAGGCACTGATTTCTTCCCGGGGGGGCGAGATAATTGGAGAGTTTTAA
- the istB gene encoding IS21-like element helper ATPase IstB encodes MNAEFEKLAHEAANSNQTFEQYLLQLTELEVAARSTNALTSRIKQAQFPVEKGLEDYDFAAMKSVNKQKVLELARGEWVRQHTNLCLLGQPGTGKTHLAIALGLAACREGIRTKFFTAAALVNQLETAQQQYSLERLLNRLDKLDLLIVDELGYLSFSRAGAELLFQVFADRYERRSLLITSNLAFSDWGQIFQGERMTAALLDRLTHHCEIFEMNGESYRFKESMKQKKPPRKKA; translated from the coding sequence ATGAATGCGGAGTTCGAGAAGTTGGCCCACGAAGCGGCCAACTCAAATCAGACGTTCGAGCAATATCTGCTGCAGTTGACTGAACTGGAAGTGGCGGCACGGTCCACGAATGCGCTGACCAGCCGGATCAAACAGGCTCAGTTCCCAGTGGAAAAAGGGCTGGAAGATTACGACTTCGCGGCCATGAAATCAGTCAACAAACAGAAGGTGTTGGAGCTGGCCCGTGGTGAATGGGTCCGGCAACATACCAATCTCTGTCTGCTTGGTCAGCCGGGAACGGGCAAAACCCATCTGGCGATTGCACTGGGCCTGGCCGCCTGTCGTGAAGGAATCCGAACGAAATTCTTCACCGCTGCGGCACTCGTCAATCAACTGGAAACCGCGCAACAGCAATACAGTCTGGAGCGTCTCCTGAACAGGCTCGACAAGCTCGATCTGCTGATTGTCGACGAGCTGGGTTATCTGTCTTTCAGCCGTGCTGGTGCGGAACTACTGTTCCAGGTGTTTGCTGATCGTTATGAAAGACGAAGTCTGCTGATCACCAGCAACCTCGCCTTCAGCGACTGGGGCCAGATCTTTCAGGGCGAACGGATGACGGCAGCACTTTTGGATCGATTAACGCACCATTGTGAAATATTTGAGATGAATGGTGAAAGCTATCGGTTCAAAGAGTCGATGAAACAAAAGAAGCCACCTCGCAAAAAAGCCTGA
- a CDS encoding polysaccharide deacetylase family protein gives MNTKSQCPHGIMFHHFYDDKHIKGQGAISQNELAQIIEYYQRHHQILPALEWLEKAIQNNLHENEVCLTFDDALLCQYEVALPVLEAFDLSAFWFVYSSVITGGTEKLEIYRKFRTSCFEGIDAFYEDFFGTVNTSPYASQVVTALNEFSPATYLSQFPFYTEADRRFRFVRDHALGVDAYNHILDQMIDAQNIDLNDFSSDLWMNDRQVIALHEKNHVIGLHSHTHPTALAALPAKDQWTEYKTNYDTLNEILNATPETVSHPCNSYNHETIQILQDLKIKIGFRSNMAEPHSSLLEFPREDHANIMGKIAA, from the coding sequence ATGATAAACACATAAAAGGGCAAGGTGCGATTTCACAGAATGAACTGGCGCAGATCATCGAATACTACCAGCGGCATCATCAGATTCTACCTGCCCTCGAATGGCTCGAAAAAGCAATTCAGAACAACCTCCATGAAAATGAAGTTTGCCTGACATTCGATGATGCCCTGCTCTGTCAGTACGAAGTCGCACTGCCGGTGCTGGAAGCATTTGATTTGAGCGCATTCTGGTTTGTCTATTCTTCGGTCATTACGGGTGGCACTGAAAAGCTGGAAATTTACCGGAAGTTCAGAACATCCTGCTTTGAAGGCATTGATGCTTTTTATGAGGATTTCTTTGGAACTGTCAACACTTCACCATATGCATCCCAGGTGGTGACTGCCTTAAACGAATTCTCCCCTGCAACCTATCTCAGCCAGTTTCCCTTTTACACGGAAGCAGACAGGCGTTTTCGCTTTGTTCGCGATCATGCCCTGGGCGTCGATGCCTACAATCACATCCTGGATCAGATGATCGATGCACAAAACATCGACTTAAATGATTTTTCCAGTGATTTATGGATGAATGACCGGCAGGTAATTGCACTGCACGAAAAAAACCACGTTATAGGCCTGCATTCTCATACTCACCCAACTGCGCTGGCAGCCTTACCCGCGAAAGATCAGTGGACAGAATACAAAACCAATTATGACACACTGAATGAGATCTTAAATGCAACACCTGAAACAGTCTCACACCCCTGCAACTCATATAATCACGAAACTATTCAGATACTGCAGGACCTGAAAATCAAAATCGGCTTTCGATCCAATATGGCGGAACCACATTCCTCACTTCTCGAATTCCCCCGGGAAGACCATGCAAATATCATGGGAAAAATTGCAGCATGA
- a CDS encoding carboxypeptidase-like regulatory domain-containing protein has protein sequence MDGSPLAGANIIFQPQEGGASFALTDDNGNYKLLYNANTVGAIPGAHAVKISKEKNPEEPGQNLVPPRYNDQSTLTAEVKAGDANQIPFELTTKK, from the coding sequence ATGGATGGAAGTCCGCTTGCAGGGGCGAATATCATATTTCAACCACAAGAAGGAGGAGCTTCGTTTGCATTAACGGATGACAATGGAAACTATAAGTTGCTCTATAATGCCAATACTGTGGGGGCAATTCCCGGAGCACATGCTGTGAAAATCTCGAAAGAGAAAAATCCGGAAGAACCGGGACAAAACCTGGTTCCCCCCAGATACAATGATCAGTCCACGCTTACAGCCGAAGTTAAAGCCGGTGATGCAAACCAGATCCCGTTTGAATTGACTACAAAAAAATGA